One region of Armigeres subalbatus isolate Guangzhou_Male chromosome 3, GZ_Asu_2, whole genome shotgun sequence genomic DNA includes:
- the LOC134225128 gene encoding uncharacterized protein K02A2.6-like isoform X1 produces the protein MIFTDHKPLLGIFGKEGKNQLCVTRLQRYMMDLSIYDYEIVYRPSTQMGNADFCSRFPLNVEVPKFIDSGSIKCINFFNDFPLDYAIIAKETEKDEFLSKIAFYVSNGWPQRIDPDWRKAYALRYDLELIDGCLLYQDRVFIPATLYKGILKLLHANHQGIVKMKQTARRCVFWIGINEDLEWHVKQCQICLQTSTAPKPASDTSWIPTSRPFSRIHADFFHFEHRVFLLVVDSFSKWLEIDLMKTGTEASKVIRKFVAFFSRFGLPDVLVTDGGPPFNAHQFISFMERQGIKVLKSPPYNPSSNGQAERMEHLKRTSLTAENNGKATDRFKDEDTIAAYQETERIE, from the exons ATGATATTTACGGACCATAAACCGTTACTGGGGATTTTTGGAAAAGAAGGGAAAAACCAGCTGTGTGTCACTAGATTGCAGAGGTACATGATGGACTTGTCGATATATGACTATGAAATAGTTTATAGGCCTTCCACACAGATGGGAAATGCCGATTTCTGTTCTCGGTTCCCTTTGAATGTAGAAGTTCCGAAATTCATTGATAGTGGCAGTATAAAGTGTATTAATTTCTTCAATGATTTTCCACTTGACTATGCTATAATAGCCAAAGAAACAGAAAAAGATGAATTCTTGTCAAAAATTGCGTTTTACGTAAGTAATGGCTGGCCTCAACGTATAGATCCAGACTGGAGGAAGGCGTACGCTTTGAGGTATGATCTTGAACTAATAGACGGGTGTCTTCTATACCAGGATAGGGTTTTCATACCTGCTACACTATATAAGGGGATTTTGAAGTTGCTTCATGCAAACCACCAAGGGATCGTTAAAATGAAACAAACGGCAAGGCGGTGTGTATTTTGGATAGGAATCAATGAAGATTTAGAATGGCACGTTAAGCAATGCCAAATATGTTTGCAAACATCTACCGCACCTAAACCAGCTAGTGATACATCTTGGATACCAACGAGTCGGCCTTTTAGTCGCATTCATGCCGATTTTTTCCATTTCGAACACCGAGTTTTCCTATTGGTGGTTGATAGCTTCAGTAAATGGTTAGAGATTGATTTGATGAAAACTGGAACTGAGGCCTCTAAAGTCATTCGTAAATTTGTAGCATTTTTTTCTAGATTCGGACTGCCAGACGTGCTAGTCACGGACGGGGGTCCTCCGTTTAACGCTCATCAATTTATATCATTCATGGAAAGACAAGGCATAAAAGTTTTGAAAAGTCCGCCGTACAACCCGAGTAGCAACGGGCAGGCGGAGAGAATG GAACACCTTAAACGCACATCGCTCACAGCTGAAAATAATGGAAAGGCGACCGACAGGTTCAAGGATGAGGATACCATTGCAGCGTATCAAGAGACAGAGAGAATCGAGTGA
- the LOC134225128 gene encoding uncharacterized protein LOC134225128 isoform X2, whose translation MPIFSISNTEFSYWWLIASVNAFFSRFGLPDVLVTDGGPPFNAHQFISFMERQGIKVLKSPPYNPSSNGQAERMVRTAKDVFKKFLLDPLTKSLEIEERILYFLSNYRNTGSSVDGMFPSEKIFCFKPKTLTDLLHPKKSYKNQLIISPAKDSYNNEHIDEPCSAPSQDPFLKLNPGDKVFYRNHDKTALEKWIIAQYVARISTNIYRISVGRNTLNAHRSQLKIMERRPTGSRMRIPLQRIKRQRESSDSEDEFLGFPDIPVVPEKPDGKRRRFMQLKRSPIATRSKSRSELNMR comes from the exons ATGCCGATTTTTTCCATTTCGAACACCGAGTTTTCCTATTGGTGGTTGATAGCTTCAGTAAATG CATTTTTTTCTAGATTCGGACTGCCAGACGTGCTAGTCACGGACGGGGGTCCTCCGTTTAACGCTCATCAATTTATATCATTCATGGAAAGACAAGGCATAAAAGTTTTGAAAAGTCCGCCGTACAACCCGAGTAGCAACGGGCAGGCGGAGAGAATGGTGAGAACAGCTAAAGATGtttttaagaaatttttatTAGATCCATTGACTAAGAGCCTCGAAATAGAGGAACgtattttatattttctatCCAATTATCGTAATACTGGGTCTAGTGTAGATGGAATGTTTCCATCAGAAAAGATTTTCTGTTTTAAACCTAAAACGTTGACGGACCTTTTACATCCGAAGAAGAGTTACAAAAATCAGCTTATTATCTCTCCGGCTAAAGACTCTTACAACAACGAACATATTGATGAACCCTGTAGTGCGCCCTCCCAAGACCCATTTCTCAAGTTGAACCCGGGGGATAAAGTATTTTATAGAAACCACGACAAAACTGCGCTTGAGAAATGGATCATAGCGCAGTATGTAGCCAGAATATCAACTAATATATATCGAATTTCCGTCGGCAGGAACACCTTAAACGCACATCGCTCACAGCTGAAAATAATGGAAAGGCGACCGACAGGTTCAAGGATGAGGATACCATTGCAGCGTATCAAGAGACAGAGAGAATCGAGTGACTCTGAGGACGAATTTCTAGGGTTTCCAGACATTCCTGTGGTGCCGGAGAAACCGGATGGCAAACGAAGACGATTCATGCAGTTGAAACGTAGTCCGATCGCCACGCGAAGTAAATCGCGATCAGAATTGAATATGAGATGA